A stretch of the Poseidonibacter parvus genome encodes the following:
- a CDS encoding CTP synthase, with amino-acid sequence MTKFIFVTGGVLSSLGKGITAASIATILKQSGFKVSMLKIDPYLNVDPGTMSPLEHGEVFVTADGAETDLDLGNYERFIDTTLTAQNNFTTGQVYQSVIKREREGGYLGKTIQVIPHVVDEIKDRIYAAAEGYEFLIVELGGTVGDIEGLPFMESIRAIRHELPKTNTMNIHVTLIPYIAAAGELKTKPTQHSVQELRRIGITPHMLVCRTERSLPKNLKAKLAMSCDIDNNAVIEAGDAQSIYQVPLHFIKEGIINPLSDHFNIKIKPNMEKWDTLVKNILVPKDELTIAFVGKYLELKESYKSLTEALIHSGAHLNTKVNIHWCDSEKIEVHGAYDIIGNSDAVLVAGGFGERGVEGKLQAIQYARENKIPYLGICLGMQLAVIEYARNVLEIEDANSIEFDANTANPLIYLIDEFMDQSGQKQLRTHKSPMGGTMRLGEYPFEPLKGTKLQKAYGNEEIYHERHRHRYEANPKYKDALEEAGMIISGQSNGLIEAVEIKDHPWFVGVQFHPEFTSHLETPNPIIFEFVKQANKKA; translated from the coding sequence ATGACTAAATTCATCTTCGTAACAGGTGGGGTTCTAAGTTCACTAGGAAAAGGAATCACCGCAGCATCAATTGCAACAATCTTAAAACAATCAGGATTTAAAGTATCTATGCTTAAAATCGACCCATACTTAAATGTAGATCCAGGAACTATGAGTCCATTAGAGCATGGAGAAGTTTTCGTAACAGCAGATGGTGCTGAAACTGATTTAGATTTAGGAAATTACGAAAGATTTATTGATACTACTTTAACTGCACAAAATAACTTTACTACAGGTCAAGTTTACCAAAGTGTAATTAAAAGAGAAAGAGAGGGAGGTTATCTAGGAAAAACTATTCAAGTAATCCCTCACGTAGTAGATGAAATTAAAGATAGAATTTATGCAGCTGCCGAAGGTTATGAATTTTTAATTGTTGAATTAGGTGGAACAGTTGGAGATATCGAAGGTTTACCTTTTATGGAATCTATTCGTGCAATAAGACATGAACTTCCAAAAACAAATACTATGAATATTCATGTTACATTAATTCCATACATAGCAGCAGCAGGTGAGCTTAAAACAAAACCAACACAACATTCTGTTCAAGAATTAAGAAGAATTGGTATTACTCCACATATGTTAGTTTGTAGAACAGAAAGAAGTCTTCCAAAGAATTTAAAAGCAAAATTAGCAATGTCTTGTGATATTGACAATAATGCAGTAATTGAAGCAGGTGATGCACAATCTATTTATCAAGTTCCATTACACTTTATTAAAGAAGGAATCATTAATCCTTTATCAGACCACTTCAACATTAAAATCAAACCAAATATGGAAAAATGGGATACTTTAGTTAAAAATATTTTAGTACCAAAAGATGAACTTACAATTGCTTTTGTTGGTAAATACTTAGAATTAAAAGAATCTTACAAATCATTAACAGAAGCACTAATTCATAGTGGTGCACACTTAAATACAAAAGTAAATATACACTGGTGTGATTCTGAAAAAATTGAAGTTCACGGAGCTTACGATATTATTGGAAATTCAGATGCAGTATTAGTTGCAGGTGGATTTGGAGAAAGAGGAGTTGAAGGTAAACTTCAAGCTATTCAATATGCAAGAGAAAATAAAATACCATATTTAGGTATTTGTTTAGGAATGCAATTAGCAGTAATTGAGTATGCTAGAAATGTACTTGAAATTGAAGATGCAAACTCTATTGAATTTGATGCAAATACAGCTAATCCTTTAATTTATTTAATTGATGAATTTATGGATCAAAGTGGACAAAAACAACTAAGAACACATAAATCACCAATGGGTGGAACTATGAGATTAGGTGAATATCCATTTGAGCCATTAAAAGGTACAAAACTTCAAAAAGCTTATGGAAATGAAGAAATCTATCATGAAAGACATAGACATAGATATGAAGCAAATCCAAAATATAAAGATGCACTTGAAGAAGCTGGAATGATTATTTCAGGACAATCAAATGGCTTAATTGAAGCAGTTGAGATTAAAGATCATCCATGGTTTGTAGGTGTTCAATTCCACCCTGAATTTACATCACATTTAGAAACTCCGAACCCAATTATTTTTGAGTTTGTAAAACAAGCTAATAAAAAAGCTTAA
- a CDS encoding DJ-1 family glyoxalase III, producing MPKVVLPISNGFEEIEAITVIDVCRRANIEVTIAALENIQTTGASNIKIEANCMIEDINSIDYDMIVLPGGLPNAFTLAENKKVQSLLKEFKNQNKDIGAICAAPYALHKAEVLNKNYTCYPSFEEKIKEDGYHLEDAVVIDGKVITSRGPGTAMSFALEIVNILCGNEVYENVKKGLLFK from the coding sequence ATGCCAAAAGTTGTATTACCTATTTCAAATGGTTTTGAAGAAATTGAAGCAATAACAGTTATTGATGTGTGTAGAAGAGCAAATATTGAAGTTACAATTGCAGCACTTGAAAATATTCAAACAACAGGTGCATCAAATATAAAAATCGAAGCTAATTGTATGATTGAAGATATAAATTCAATTGATTATGACATGATTGTTTTACCAGGTGGACTTCCAAATGCTTTTACTTTAGCAGAAAATAAAAAAGTACAATCACTTTTAAAAGAGTTTAAAAATCAAAATAAAGATATTGGTGCAATTTGTGCAGCACCTTATGCCTTACATAAAGCAGAAGTTTTAAATAAAAACTATACTTGTTATCCAAGTTTTGAAGAAAAAATAAAAGAAGATGGTTACCATTTAGAAGATGCAGTTGTAATTGATGGAAAAGTAATTACATCAAGAGGTCCAGGAACTGCCATGAGTTTTGCACTTGAAATAGTAAATATTCTTTGTGGAAATGAAGTTTATGAAAATGTGAAAAAAGGCTTACTTTTTAAATAG
- the recJ gene encoding single-stranded-DNA-specific exonuclease RecJ, with product MSKVTKNRLFELLSARHSNNPYSRLADIPPPDNFKDIKKATSRIKTAILNQETITIVGDYDVDGVVSTTIMVDFFKKINVKIDYIIPNRFEHGYGLSPKIVDMINDGLVITVDNGISAMPAALKLKEKGIDLIITDHHTVGEQIPYAYAIVNPKQEDCTFEFKDICGAQVAWYLCASIKKELNLDVKMTDFLDLLCVAIIADIMPMTALNHTLVKQGLKKIKTSPREAFKKLNEVMSKQAFVSDDIGFFIAPKINSAGRMEDASIALEFLLSKTSYQANESLQMLEELNNFRKTLQEEITKKAEAKTDKNDNAVIVWGEDWHEGVIGIVASKLSNSFKKPAFIFSLNNAIAKGSARANANINLHTIITKASHLLIGYGGHKNAAGLSMKEENLEEFKAIINKELEEHKNDLHIEPTTLGELDVSSVDLQFIDIIDQFEPYGLENLKPIFKISNVSLVKCTLLGKDKNHMKLMLNCDGVIFEALKFNDSNSDLPSSFDLIVSVSKNEFRGEVTPQFLIQEIIL from the coding sequence ATGTCAAAAGTCACTAAAAATAGACTTTTTGAACTCCTTTCTGCTAGACATTCGAATAACCCATATTCGCGTCTAGCAGATATTCCCCCACCTGATAATTTTAAAGATATAAAAAAAGCAACTTCTAGAATTAAGACTGCAATTTTAAATCAAGAAACAATTACTATTGTTGGAGATTACGATGTTGATGGCGTTGTTTCAACTACAATTATGGTTGACTTTTTTAAAAAGATTAATGTAAAAATAGACTATATAATCCCAAATAGATTTGAGCATGGGTATGGATTATCTCCTAAGATTGTTGATATGATTAACGATGGTCTTGTAATAACAGTTGATAATGGAATATCAGCCATGCCAGCTGCACTAAAGCTAAAAGAAAAAGGTATTGATTTAATAATAACTGATCATCATACAGTTGGAGAGCAAATACCTTATGCTTATGCAATTGTAAATCCAAAACAAGAAGATTGTACTTTTGAGTTTAAAGATATCTGTGGAGCTCAAGTTGCTTGGTATTTATGTGCATCAATTAAAAAAGAGCTAAACCTTGATGTAAAAATGACAGACTTTTTAGACCTTCTTTGTGTTGCTATTATTGCAGATATTATGCCAATGACAGCACTTAATCATACTCTTGTTAAACAAGGTCTTAAAAAAATTAAAACCTCTCCTAGAGAAGCATTTAAGAAATTAAATGAAGTTATGAGTAAGCAAGCTTTTGTATCAGATGATATTGGTTTTTTTATAGCTCCTAAGATAAATAGCGCTGGAAGAATGGAAGATGCAAGTATTGCCCTAGAGTTTCTTCTTTCAAAAACTTCATATCAAGCAAATGAATCTTTACAAATGTTAGAAGAGCTGAATAATTTTAGAAAAACACTACAAGAAGAAATCACAAAAAAAGCAGAAGCAAAAACAGATAAAAATGACAATGCCGTAATTGTTTGGGGAGAAGATTGGCATGAAGGTGTTATAGGAATTGTTGCTTCAAAATTATCAAACTCTTTTAAAAAACCTGCTTTTATTTTTTCATTGAATAATGCAATTGCAAAAGGAAGTGCAAGAGCAAATGCAAATATAAATCTTCATACAATAATAACAAAAGCATCACACTTACTTATAGGCTATGGTGGGCATAAAAATGCAGCTGGTCTTTCAATGAAAGAAGAAAACCTAGAAGAGTTTAAAGCTATTATAAACAAAGAACTAGAAGAACATAAAAATGATTTACATATAGAACCAACAACTTTAGGTGAACTTGATGTTTCCTCTGTAGATTTACAATTTATAGATATTATTGACCAATTTGAACCATACGGTTTAGAAAACCTAAAACCTATTTTTAAAATATCAAATGTCTCACTTGTAAAATGCACTTTATTAGGAAAAGATAAAAATCATATGAAGCTAATGCTAAATTGTGATGGAGTTATTTTTGAAGCATTAAAATTTAATGATTCTAATAGTGACTTACCAAGTAGTTTTGATTTAATAGTATCTGTTAGTAAAAATGAGTTTAGAGGAGAAGTTACTCCTCAATTTTTAATACAAGAAATTATTTTATAG
- the ccoG gene encoding cytochrome c oxidase accessory protein CcoG, producing MKEKNKFLDKIPYRIKRYYGYALATIISLALPFITIGGNHIFLLSFDKKQLHLLGTAFDMQELYLMPFLLMLLFLGIFAATSLGGRAWCGWACPQTIFRVIYRDLIESKLLGLRRIKNKQKDPDYSKPKNASKRVIAMLIWSFLSLLAASNFMWFFIPPEDFFAYIQNPTEHMVLIGFVLGIAAFIIYDGIFLKEDFCIYICPYSRVQSVLYDEDTYQAIYSTKRGGDIYNDDKEKIIFKAKDLPVDTNECTTCEACVTVCPTHIDIRKGTQLECINCLECVDACTTVMGKLGKPSLVQWSSTNTIKRDIPTKIIRKQTIMYAVALLIVIALLFVMGGKKEYMLLNVNKTTQLYKVKENNVVTNNFLLLFQNTESKPLTYNLEVLDHDEIKIKRFKPFTLSPGKMAKKVVILETNKVLVENSTKDTPIAVTLKAYAQEDPEKVVVFRKAVFMYPRFDKLK from the coding sequence ATGAAAGAAAAAAATAAATTTTTAGACAAAATACCTTACAGAATAAAAAGATATTATGGATATGCATTAGCAACTATAATTTCACTTGCATTACCATTTATAACAATTGGTGGGAATCATATCTTTTTATTATCGTTTGACAAGAAACAATTACATTTATTAGGTACTGCATTTGATATGCAAGAATTATACTTAATGCCATTTTTACTAATGCTTCTATTCCTAGGAATATTTGCTGCAACTTCACTAGGTGGTCGTGCTTGGTGTGGATGGGCATGTCCACAGACTATTTTTAGAGTTATATACAGAGATTTAATTGAGTCTAAATTACTAGGCTTACGAAGAATTAAGAATAAACAAAAAGACCCAGATTATTCAAAACCTAAAAATGCTTCAAAAAGAGTTATTGCTATGTTAATTTGGTCGTTTTTATCATTATTAGCAGCTTCTAACTTTATGTGGTTTTTTATTCCACCAGAAGATTTCTTCGCTTATATACAAAACCCAACTGAGCATATGGTTTTAATTGGTTTTGTACTTGGAATCGCTGCATTTATTATATATGATGGAATTTTCTTGAAAGAAGATTTCTGTATTTATATCTGTCCTTACTCAAGAGTTCAATCTGTTTTATATGATGAAGATACATATCAAGCTATTTACTCAACTAAAAGAGGTGGAGATATTTATAATGATGATAAAGAAAAAATCATCTTTAAAGCAAAAGATTTACCTGTAGATACAAATGAATGTACAACATGTGAAGCATGTGTTACTGTTTGTCCTACACATATTGATATTAGAAAAGGGACACAACTTGAATGTATTAACTGTCTAGAATGTGTTGATGCATGTACTACTGTTATGGGAAAACTTGGTAAACCTTCACTTGTTCAATGGTCAAGTACAAATACAATAAAAAGAGATATTCCAACAAAAATCATCAGAAAACAAACTATTATGTATGCAGTTGCTTTATTAATTGTTATTGCTTTATTATTTGTAATGGGTGGTAAAAAAGAGTACATGTTATTAAATGTAAATAAAACTACTCAATTATATAAAGTAAAAGAAAATAATGTAGTTACTAATAACTTCTTATTATTATTCCAAAATACTGAATCTAAACCTTTAACATACAATCTTGAGGTTTTAGACCATGATGAAATTAAAATAAAAAGATTTAAACCTTTTACTTTAAGTCCAGGTAAAATGGCAAAAAAAGTTGTAATACTTGAAACAAATAAAGTTCTAGTTGAAAATTCAACAAAAGATACTCCTATTGCAGTAACTTTAAAAGCTTATGCACAAGAAGATCCAGAAAAAGTAGTGGTATTTAGAAAAGCTGTATTTATGTACCCTAGGTTTGACAAACTAAAATAA
- a CDS encoding response regulator, with product MNFSYLSIDIIDSGIGISKDKQNKLFKGFSQIDTSNTREYGGSGLGLVISQNLAKLMKGNITVNSNEGKGSTFSFTTTLSHIKEDDNSSSQKLKKDEIPKKLLAKGKALLVEDNEINQIVAKQNLENFGLEVITAINGKIAVQKVQEENFDIIFMDLQMPIMDGYEASMQIRKISSTVPIVALSAAVLVEDLAKTKQAGMNEHLSKPIDVKKLKEVIIKYLETSYEEKGIKKEMSNYQNIEGINIEELITRLNDNKELAYKMLVSFATEKKDIVNKLNNLSIDCDEFNFLIHSIKGLSGNLSLNDVYEYSSKLYSSDDLENKKVLLDKLKSSLTFIINEINEKIVNNFDKHKTVDSLSENEILNELKKFNSEIAEGTFISSEKRNFIISQLNKISNEELAKELENYLSNFDYKNAQILLKKVIGDLS from the coding sequence ATGAATTTTAGTTACCTCTCCATTGATATTATTGATTCAGGAATAGGAATTTCAAAAGATAAGCAAAACAAACTATTTAAAGGTTTTTCTCAAATTGATACTTCTAATACAAGAGAATATGGAGGAAGTGGATTAGGACTTGTTATTTCTCAAAACTTAGCTAAGTTAATGAAAGGGAATATCACGGTTAATAGTAATGAAGGAAAAGGAAGTACTTTTAGTTTTACAACTACTCTTTCACACATAAAAGAAGATGATAATTCATCATCTCAAAAGTTAAAAAAAGATGAAATTCCTAAAAAGCTTTTGGCAAAAGGAAAAGCTCTATTAGTTGAAGATAATGAAATAAATCAAATTGTTGCAAAACAAAATCTAGAAAACTTTGGATTAGAAGTCATTACTGCAATAAACGGAAAAATAGCAGTTCAAAAAGTACAAGAAGAAAATTTTGATATTATTTTCATGGATTTACAAATGCCAATTATGGATGGTTATGAAGCTAGCATGCAAATAAGAAAAATCTCTTCTACTGTTCCTATAGTAGCATTAAGTGCTGCTGTATTAGTAGAAGACTTAGCTAAGACTAAACAAGCGGGAATGAATGAGCATTTAAGTAAACCCATTGATGTAAAGAAATTGAAAGAAGTTATTATAAAATATTTAGAAACTTCATATGAAGAAAAAGGAATTAAAAAAGAAATGTCTAATTATCAGAATATTGAAGGGATAAATATTGAAGAGCTTATTACAAGATTAAATGATAATAAAGAACTTGCATATAAAATGTTAGTAAGCTTTGCAACAGAAAAGAAAGATATTGTTAATAAACTTAATAATCTGAGTATAGACTGTGATGAATTTAATTTTTTAATTCATAGTATAAAAGGTTTAAGTGGCAATTTATCTCTAAATGATGTTTACGAATATAGTAGCAAACTATATTCAAGTGATGATTTAGAAAACAAAAAAGTACTTTTAGATAAACTAAAAAGTAGTTTAACATTTATAATAAATGAAATAAATGAAAAAATAGTTAATAATTTTGATAAGCATAAAACCGTTGATTCTTTATCGGAAAATGAGATACTAAATGAACTTAAAAAGTTCAATTCTGAAATAGCAGAGGGAACATTTATTTCTAGTGAAAAAAGAAACTTCATAATAAGTCAACTTAATAAAATATCAAATGAAGAACTTGCAAAAGAATTAGAAAACTATTTATCTAATTTTGATTATAAAAATGCACAAATATTACTTAAAAAAGTTATTGGAGATTTATCTTGA
- a CDS encoding UDP-2,3-diacylglucosamine diphosphatase, translating to MKYKSIFISDIHLGTKFSKAKQLLNFLKHNESENLILVGDIIDGWAIKRKFIWPQTHSDVIQKILKKARKGTKVTFITGNHDEFIRPFVPLILGDSLEITNELDYFGINGKKYYVTHGDFFDSITMTKKWLAILGDYGYDLLLHLNSLLNFLRRKIGIQKYWSLSKYVKDSVKSSVSFINDFETVLSNHAKNKGYDGIICGHIHKAEIRDIDSIQYLNCGDWVESCTAVVETYDGEFKIINWLDK from the coding sequence ATGAAATACAAAAGCATATTTATATCAGATATACATCTTGGGACAAAATTCTCAAAAGCAAAACAGCTATTAAACTTTTTAAAACATAATGAAAGTGAAAACTTAATCTTAGTAGGAGATATTATTGATGGATGGGCAATTAAAAGAAAATTTATATGGCCTCAAACACACTCAGATGTAATCCAAAAAATATTGAAGAAAGCTAGAAAAGGAACAAAAGTAACCTTTATAACGGGTAATCATGATGAGTTTATAAGACCTTTTGTTCCTTTAATTCTTGGCGATTCTTTAGAAATAACAAACGAACTTGATTATTTTGGAATTAATGGAAAAAAATATTATGTAACTCATGGTGATTTTTTTGATTCAATTACCATGACTAAAAAATGGTTAGCAATACTTGGTGATTATGGATATGATTTACTACTTCATTTAAATTCACTCTTAAATTTTTTAAGAAGAAAAATAGGTATTCAAAAATATTGGTCACTCTCAAAATACGTAAAAGATAGTGTTAAATCTTCTGTCTCTTTTATCAATGATTTTGAAACTGTACTTTCAAATCACGCAAAAAATAAAGGATATGATGGTATTATTTGTGGACATATTCACAAAGCAGAGATTAGAGATATTGATTCAATACAATATCTAAATTGTGGTGATTGGGTTGAATCTTGTACAGCAGTAGTAGAAACATATGATGGAGAATTTAAAATTATAAATTGGTTAGATAAATGA
- a CDS encoding diguanylate cyclase domain-containing protein translates to MKKKHVLIVDDEPTNINIVAEILHPYYDIRVATSGKDALEMITSEKPDLILLDINMPEMSGYEVANELKNSKKNSNIPFIFLTAKNDSKSIEKGFNNGAVDYISKPFSKEELQARVATHLKIFELNNSLEETVNTLEIKMQEIDQRKKEFETIFDKSLNGIAITNLDTKFITVNNSFCEILGLEKDELKDSYFSSLEEIDENIESQKIVNLVIKNGYIENINRNFKINNKIISINISISLMPDRKTLLYNIADITKLKQAQIKIEHYIEIMDENIIYSTTDLKGIIKEASNAFCETSGYKKEELISFRHSIVRHEDTPNEVFDDLWNTIEKGNVWKGELKNKKKDGSDYWVEATIYPNYDIITGKKTGYTSIRQNITDKKRIEEISIHDELTKLYNRRHFNSVLSNELNRAKRDNRTLSFMMIDVDHFKLYNDTYGHQEGDRVLFAIAKILQSFCKRAGDFAFRLGGEEFGILFSEQTEEESEPFANLIRESIQNLQIPHIQNLPSKVVTISAGLLMISPKQTITEDDIYKNADILLYKAKESGRNKVSV, encoded by the coding sequence TTGAAAAAAAAACATGTTCTTATAGTTGACGATGAACCTACTAATATAAATATTGTTGCTGAAATTCTACATCCATATTATGATATACGAGTTGCAACTAGTGGTAAAGATGCTTTAGAAATGATAACTAGTGAAAAACCTGATCTAATATTACTAGATATTAATATGCCTGAAATGAGTGGATATGAAGTTGCAAATGAATTAAAAAATTCCAAAAAGAATTCCAATATTCCTTTTATATTTCTAACTGCTAAAAATGATTCAAAAAGTATAGAAAAAGGTTTTAATAATGGCGCTGTTGATTATATATCAAAACCTTTCTCTAAAGAAGAACTACAAGCTAGAGTAGCAACTCATTTAAAAATATTTGAACTTAATAACTCTCTTGAAGAAACAGTAAATACCTTAGAAATAAAAATGCAAGAAATAGATCAAAGAAAAAAAGAGTTTGAAACTATTTTTGATAAATCTTTAAATGGAATTGCAATTACTAACTTAGATACTAAATTCATTACAGTAAACAACTCTTTTTGTGAAATATTAGGACTTGAAAAAGATGAATTAAAAGATAGTTATTTTTCTAGTCTTGAAGAAATTGATGAAAACATAGAGTCACAAAAAATAGTTAATTTAGTAATAAAAAATGGTTACATAGAAAATATCAATAGAAACTTTAAAATAAACAATAAAATAATTTCTATTAATATCTCTATTTCACTAATGCCAGATAGAAAAACACTTTTATATAATATTGCAGATATTACAAAATTAAAGCAAGCTCAAATTAAAATAGAACATTATATAGAAATAATGGATGAAAATATAATATATTCTACTACTGATTTAAAAGGAATAATTAAAGAAGCTTCTAATGCTTTTTGTGAAACTAGTGGTTATAAAAAAGAAGAACTTATCTCTTTTAGACATTCTATTGTAAGACATGAAGATACACCAAATGAAGTTTTTGATGATTTATGGAATACAATTGAAAAAGGCAATGTTTGGAAAGGTGAATTAAAAAATAAGAAAAAAGATGGAAGTGATTATTGGGTTGAAGCAACAATCTATCCCAATTATGACATTATAACTGGTAAAAAAACTGGATACACATCAATTAGACAAAATATTACAGATAAAAAGAGAATTGAAGAAATTTCAATTCATGATGAACTAACAAAACTATATAATAGACGTCATTTTAATAGTGTACTTTCAAATGAACTTAATAGGGCAAAAAGGGATAATAGAACTCTTTCTTTTATGATGATAGACGTTGATCATTTTAAACTTTATAATGACACTTATGGACATCAAGAAGGAGATAGAGTATTATTTGCAATTGCAAAAATATTACAATCTTTTTGTAAAAGAGCAGGAGATTTCGCTTTTAGATTAGGTGGTGAAGAGTTTGGAATTTTATTTTCAGAGCAAACAGAAGAAGAATCAGAACCATTTGCAAATTTAATAAGAGAGTCTATTCAAAACTTACAAATACCTCATATACAAAACCTTCCTTCAAAAGTAGTAACAATTTCTGCTGGATTATTAATGATATCACCAAAACAAACAATAACAGAAGATGATATTTATAAAAATGCAGACATTTTATTGTATAAAGCAAAAGAATCGGGTAGAAATAAAGTTTCTGTCTAA
- a CDS encoding FlgO family outer membrane protein: protein MFKSISKVGVIATLMAFVISGCTYKNEITSTSVDGEVLKEYNKVQTTKQHLEIAQDKQRYVTTQDTLEGTISSLATQMMRNQKMNTHKPVLITSFVRLDEFKKTTEFGRVVSESLIDELSIRGFNIIEFRGQLAVSVNDEGEYFITRKTNKLKNKIPNTYVVVGTYSRQYGKVMLNARVIDNITGKIISSSRATYNHKRMNDCMLFKDCKPARTINIIKER, encoded by the coding sequence ATGTTTAAAAGTATTTCTAAAGTAGGTGTAATAGCTACTTTAATGGCATTTGTTATATCTGGATGTACATACAAAAATGAGATTACAAGTACGTCTGTTGATGGTGAAGTTTTAAAAGAGTATAACAAAGTTCAAACTACAAAACAACATCTTGAAATCGCACAAGATAAACAAAGATATGTAACTACTCAAGATACATTAGAAGGTACAATCTCCTCTTTAGCTACTCAAATGATGAGAAATCAAAAAATGAATACACATAAACCTGTGCTTATAACTTCATTTGTAAGACTTGATGAATTCAAAAAAACTACTGAATTTGGTAGAGTTGTAAGTGAAAGTTTAATTGATGAATTATCAATTAGAGGTTTTAATATTATTGAATTTAGAGGTCAATTAGCAGTTTCTGTAAACGATGAAGGTGAATATTTCATTACTAGAAAAACTAATAAGCTTAAAAATAAAATACCAAATACTTATGTAGTTGTTGGAACTTATTCTAGACAATATGGAAAAGTAATGTTAAATGCAAGAGTAATTGATAATATTACAGGAAAAATTATTTCAAGCTCAAGAGCTACTTATAATCATAAAAGAATGAATGATTGTATGTTGTTTAAAGATTGTAAACCAGCAAGAACAATAAATATAATAAAAGAACGATAA
- a CDS encoding FlgO family outer membrane protein: protein MLFRFSKVVKLVFLSSFLALFLSSCTHKNLINGTNDFHSLVSQLVDESAKKIKSHTMIDDIVLVSDFVNLDKLKNRSELGFLLADILKDRLVSLNIIVREVEFSKEFELGPTGFNLLTRKQSEIVSTKVDKERYAVVGTYSITSRSLNLFIKLIDIRTGNILASSYERTGIDEEIIQLEGTDNITPVIRPHVVL, encoded by the coding sequence ATGCTTTTTAGATTTAGTAAAGTAGTAAAGCTAGTATTTTTATCTAGCTTTTTAGCTTTATTTTTAAGTTCATGTACCCATAAAAATTTAATTAATGGAACAAATGATTTTCATTCTTTAGTTTCCCAATTAGTTGATGAATCAGCTAAAAAAATCAAAAGTCATACTATGATTGATGATATTGTATTAGTTTCAGATTTTGTTAATTTAGATAAGTTAAAAAATAGATCAGAGTTAGGTTTTTTATTAGCTGATATTTTAAAAGATAGACTAGTATCTTTAAATATTATAGTTAGAGAAGTTGAATTTAGTAAAGAGTTTGAACTAGGTCCTACTGGATTTAATTTATTAACTAGAAAACAAAGTGAAATTGTTTCTACTAAAGTAGATAAAGAAAGATATGCTGTAGTTGGAACTTATTCAATTACTAGTAGAAGTTTAAATTTATTTATTAAATTAATTGATATAAGAACTGGAAATATATTAGCTTCATCATATGAAAGAACAGGTATTGATGAAGAGATTATACAGCTTGAGGGTACAGATAATATAACTCCTGTTATCCGTCCTCATGTAGTGTTATAG